The Sedimentisphaera salicampi genome includes a region encoding these proteins:
- a CDS encoding NAD-dependent epimerase/dehydratase family protein produces MKILITGGAGFIGSHIARHYSGRAEVVVLDNLLSGFEENLTGTGARLIRGSITDRKAVREAVRGCDYVFHLAAMISVPESMHKPQECVETNVQGLLNVLSEASEAGVKRLCFSTSAAIYGDNPTVPKLETMLPEPKSPYAITKLDGEYYCNMFSSEGLVNTACLRYFNVFGPRQDPKSQYAAAVPIFIHKALRNEPITIFGDGEQTRDFVFVQDVAAANAFFAESDAPVGVYNVAYGGKTTINDLASRIISLTGSSSEIRYAEERPGDVRHSMALIDKLKAAGFEPKSDFDTGLAQTIEYFREVQS; encoded by the coding sequence ATGAAAATTCTCATTACTGGCGGGGCGGGGTTTATAGGTTCGCACATCGCTCGGCATTACAGCGGCAGGGCGGAGGTTGTAGTTTTGGATAATCTGCTTTCTGGCTTCGAGGAGAATCTCACGGGCACGGGCGCACGCTTAATCCGCGGGTCAATCACCGACCGCAAGGCGGTTCGCGAGGCCGTTCGCGGCTGCGATTACGTGTTCCATCTGGCCGCAATGATCAGCGTACCCGAATCGATGCACAAGCCGCAGGAATGCGTAGAAACGAACGTGCAGGGGCTGCTGAACGTGCTTAGCGAGGCGAGCGAGGCCGGCGTAAAGCGGCTCTGCTTCAGCACATCCGCCGCAATCTACGGCGACAACCCAACCGTCCCGAAGCTTGAAACAATGCTTCCCGAGCCGAAAAGCCCATACGCCATCACCAAGCTCGACGGCGAATACTACTGCAATATGTTCAGCTCCGAGGGGCTGGTCAACACAGCCTGCCTTCGCTACTTCAACGTATTCGGCCCGCGGCAGGATCCGAAGAGCCAATACGCCGCGGCCGTGCCGATCTTCATCCACAAAGCCCTCCGCAACGAGCCGATCACAATCTTCGGCGACGGCGAGCAGACCCGTGATTTCGTCTTCGTGCAGGATGTTGCAGCGGCGAATGCGTTCTTCGCAGAATCCGATGCACCTGTCGGCGTGTACAATGTGGCATACGGCGGTAAAACGACAATAAACGACCTCGCCTCAAGGATAATCAGTCTCACAGGCTCCAGCTCAGAGATTCGCTATGCCGAAGAGCGCCCGGGCGACGTGCGGCACAGTATGGCCTTGATCGATAAGCTCAAAGCAGCGGGATTTGAGCCGAAATCCGATTTCGATACAGGGCTTGCCCAAACGATTGAGTATTTTAGGGAAGTTCAGAGTTAA
- a CDS encoding glycosyltransferase family 4 protein: protein MKILFITHYFYPDPNIFYGLPFAKELVKRGHQVEVLTSFPNYLDGERFGYKQKVLLKETIDGVKIFRVPLYPSHNESSVKRSLCYLTYAMSASIWGVWNVSKPDVVYLPHGPITSAFPGIFTRIFRGAPYVLNIQDIWPDSVESTGMLSNRFALNLLNSICKMAYSFADNIAVISPGAKNKLIERGVEPEKIELVYNWCDEVHFPSDTAYDFDLAEKLNVRGCFNVVYTGNLGPAQDMMTVLRAAEKIQSIVPEVRFILVGSGVEQSMLQKELELRNINNVILHDRVSLNHISNFLSLANLALVHLKDKPLFRITMPSKIQTYMSSGKAILAGISGDPSKLVADAGAGIGFEPGDSESLCKAVYEARSLGKNKLAEMGRNARAFYEQNMSFSHGVDTYLKIFEQIRRK from the coding sequence ATGAAGATTTTATTTATAACGCACTATTTTTATCCTGATCCAAACATATTTTATGGCTTACCGTTTGCTAAAGAACTTGTGAAACGAGGGCATCAGGTTGAAGTTCTTACTTCTTTCCCAAATTATCTTGATGGTGAAAGGTTCGGTTACAAACAGAAAGTGCTTTTGAAAGAAACAATTGACGGCGTTAAGATTTTTAGAGTGCCTTTATATCCAAGTCATAACGAGTCTTCAGTTAAAAGATCTCTTTGTTATCTTACCTATGCTATGAGCGCTTCCATTTGGGGCGTTTGGAATGTATCAAAACCTGATGTGGTGTATTTGCCGCATGGTCCAATAACATCAGCTTTTCCGGGGATTTTTACGCGTATATTTAGAGGTGCTCCTTACGTGTTGAATATACAAGATATCTGGCCTGATTCGGTGGAGTCAACAGGTATGCTGAGCAATAGATTTGCGCTCAATTTACTTAATTCGATTTGCAAAATGGCCTATTCATTTGCTGATAATATTGCGGTTATATCCCCTGGGGCAAAAAATAAATTAATTGAAAGGGGGGTTGAGCCTGAAAAAATAGAACTGGTTTACAATTGGTGTGATGAAGTGCACTTTCCCTCAGATACTGCTTATGATTTTGATCTTGCAGAAAAGTTGAATGTTAGGGGCTGTTTTAATGTTGTTTATACGGGTAACCTTGGCCCAGCTCAAGATATGATGACTGTTTTAAGAGCTGCGGAAAAGATTCAGAGTATAGTTCCTGAGGTTAGATTTATTCTGGTAGGAAGTGGTGTTGAGCAGTCTATGCTGCAGAAAGAATTAGAGCTCAGAAATATTAATAACGTCATTTTACATGACAGAGTTTCCCTGAACCATATCTCTAATTTTTTAAGTTTGGCAAATTTGGCTTTAGTTCATCTTAAGGATAAACCGCTTTTTAGAATAACGATGCCTTCGAAAATCCAAACTTATATGTCTTCAGGCAAAGCTATTCTTGCAGGAATAAGCGGCGATCCTTCTAAGCTTGTTGCTGATGCTGGAGCAGGTATTGGTTTTGAACCGGGGGATTCAGAGTCGCTTTGCAAGGCAGTTTATGAGGCACGTTCTTTAGGGAAAAATAAACTTGCTGAAATGGGCAGGAATGCCAGAGCATTCTATGAGCAGAATATGTCTTTTTCTCACGGTGTTGATACATACTTAAAAATATTTGAACAAATCAGGCGGAAATAG
- the wecB gene encoding non-hydrolyzing UDP-N-acetylglucosamine 2-epimerase: protein MKVVTILGTRPEIIRLSAVLKRLDKHLDHIIVHTGQNYDYELNEVFFDDLGVRKPDHFMNVDTSSLGKVYGNILIKAEEILKAEKPDAVLILGDTNSSIAGIIAKRLQIPIFHMEAGNRSFDQNVPEETNRRIIDHIADFNLCYTEHARRHLISEALPHRRIYVTGSPMREVLMDNIEKIKDSNAVQELGLEKGKYFLASIHREENVDRRESLGQILDAFERLIAEFDIPIIVSTHPRTRKRLESLERDGLDERIRFMKPFGFIDYVNLQMNSTCVISDSGTICEEASILNFPAITPRNAIERPEALDTGSIIVTGLEADTIVEAIRIQTSDDITRNNVELPRDYQILNTSERVLKLIAGKAKLNYIWENLKQNDLS from the coding sequence ATGAAGGTAGTAACAATCCTCGGCACTCGGCCGGAAATAATAAGGCTCTCCGCGGTTCTCAAACGCTTGGATAAGCATTTGGATCATATTATAGTTCATACAGGCCAGAATTATGATTATGAGCTCAATGAGGTTTTTTTCGATGACCTCGGCGTAAGAAAGCCCGATCATTTTATGAACGTTGATACCTCCAGCTTAGGGAAGGTGTACGGAAATATACTAATCAAAGCCGAAGAGATACTCAAAGCCGAAAAGCCGGACGCTGTCCTTATTCTCGGCGACACCAACAGCTCGATTGCAGGGATTATTGCAAAAAGGCTTCAAATACCAATTTTCCATATGGAGGCCGGCAACAGAAGCTTTGATCAGAACGTACCAGAAGAGACAAACCGCAGGATTATAGATCACATCGCAGATTTTAATCTTTGCTATACAGAGCATGCCAGAAGGCATCTTATCTCTGAGGCCCTTCCCCACAGGCGGATATATGTTACCGGCTCTCCGATGCGGGAAGTGCTTATGGACAATATTGAAAAAATCAAGGACTCTAATGCCGTTCAGGAATTGGGGCTTGAAAAGGGAAAATACTTTTTGGCAAGCATTCACAGAGAGGAAAACGTTGACCGAAGAGAATCTTTGGGGCAGATACTCGATGCGTTTGAAAGGCTGATTGCAGAATTTGATATTCCAATAATCGTAAGCACCCATCCGAGAACCAGAAAGAGGCTTGAAAGCCTTGAGCGAGACGGCTTAGATGAGAGAATCCGCTTTATGAAGCCTTTCGGTTTTATAGATTATGTGAATCTGCAGATGAATTCCACATGCGTTATATCAGACAGCGGAACAATATGCGAGGAGGCTTCGATTTTGAATTTTCCAGCTATAACGCCCCGAAATGCGATAGAACGCCCTGAAGCTTTGGACACCGGCTCAATTATTGTAACCGGCCTTGAGGCTGATACGATTGTGGAAGCAATACGTATTCAGACATCTGATGATATTACGAGAAACAACGTTGAATTGCCCAGAGACTACCAGATTCTGAATACATCTGAAAGAGTGCTGAAGCTTATAGCCGGCAAAGCCAAGCTCAATTACATCTGGGAAAACCTCAAGCAAAATGATTTAAGCTGA